GAACTGTTTCCTGGGGAGTTATTCGGTAAGAGTTATTATATGGATGATCATTTTGGGTTATTTAACAGACAAGCTAATGGACCCGGATATAAGGATGGCGATGATGAGTTTCAATTGACTCCAATGGCTAAAGGAAAAGAACTGGTTATAGTTCCAGAAAATGAAAGTCAAACGCTACGTATTAAAAATCTTCAAAATACGGATTTACAATTAATAGATGGTAGAGCTAAACATAGTAATGGATGGTTTGTGGTGAGGTCTTTGGTGCCTTCTGGTAAAACTAAAAATGCTATAGAATGGTTAATTACTCCAAATGTTATTGATGATTATAAATACAGTCCTGTCGTACAAGTGTCGCAGGTTGGTTATCATCCAAATCAAGAAAAAATTGCCGTTGTTGAAACTGACAAGCTTGATGAAAATATCCAAGAAATAAAGCTATTAAGAATTAACAATAAAGGCGGATTTACAGAAGTGTTATCGCAAAATCTTAAAGATTGGGGTAACTTTTTACGATACAAATACTACCAATTTGATTTCTCTGAAATAAAAGAACCTGGAATGTATGTAATTAAATATAATGAGTTTACAACACGTCCATTTCAAATAAGTACTACTGTTTTTCAAAGAAATGTTTGGCAACCAACATTAGAATATTTTTTACCTGTGCAAATGTGCCATATGAGGGTAAATGATAGGTATAAGGTTTGGCATGGACGCTGTCATATAGATGATGCAAGAATGGCACCGGTCAATACCAATCATTTTGATGGTTATTTACAAGGCCCAGAAACGCTTACCACTTTTAAATCTGGTGATCATGTTCCCGGAATTAATTTAGGAGGTTGGCATGATGCAGGAGACTATGATCTTAGAGTAGAATCTCAAGCTTCGACCATTCAAGGATTAGCTCATATTTATGAAATATTTAAGGTAGATTATGATAATACCAGTATTGATCAAGAAACCAAAACGGTAGAAATGCTTCAGCCAGATGGCAAAGCCGATGTATTGCAACAGATAGAGCATGGAGCCTTGTCAATTATAGGAGGTTATGAGTCCTTAGGTAGATTCTATAGAGGGATTATTGTACCTCATAAGCGTCAATATATTCTATTAGGAGATGCGGTGAACCATAGTGATAATGTGGTTTATTCAGGAAATGATAAATTATCAGCTTCAGGAGTATCTGCCATTGAAAAAGGATTGGATAATGCACCAGATGACAGATGGGTTTTTACAGAAAACAATCCCAAAAGAGAAATTAATACAGCGGCAGCACTTGCGGCTACCGCAAGAGTTTTAAAAGGATTTAATGAGGGCTTAGCATCAAAATGTTTAACAATAGCAGAAAATATTTGGGCAAATACGTCCACCAATAATAAGTTAGATAAAATTGAGTTGGCTGTCGAGTTATTAAGAACTACAGGCAATGCTAAATATGCAGAATATTTAAGTGATAATGTTAAGGTGATAACTGAAAATATAGAAAAAGTAGGATGGGTCGTAGGCCCTGCATTACCACTCGTGAAAAGTAAAAAGTTCAGAACAAAAATTGAAGGTGCGGTAAAAGAATATTTAGAAAAAGTTCAGCACTTGGAAAATGAAACTCCATATGGCTTAGTTTATAAACCAGACATTTGGGGAGCCGGTTGGGGCATTCAAAACTTTGGAGTAAGACAATATTATTTCCATACTAGCTATCCAGATATTTTTCCTAAAAAGTATATGTTAAATGCTATGAATTTTATTTTGGGCGTACATCCTGGTATAAATACATCCTCATTTGCTAGTGGTGTAGGGTCAAGATCTTTAACACAGGCTTATGGAATAAATAGAGGAGAACATTCTTATATTCCGGGAGGCATTGGTTCGGGTACAGCATTAATTCGTCCCGATTTTCCAGAATTATTAGAATGGCCCTTCTTATGGCAACAAACTGAATATGTGCTGGGAGGAGGAACAACTGATTATATATTTTTAATATTAGCAGCAGATCAATTGTTGAATAAAAATTAAATATGAAATATTATTATCTACTAATTGCTTTGGTCTTTAGTGTCGTGTGTAATTCACAGATTGAACCAGTAAACAAAGAAGCCTCAAAAGAAGCAAAAGATTTATTGACTTATATAGGTAATTTAAATGGTCAAATTCTTTCAGGCCAACATTGTTATAGTCAT
The nucleotide sequence above comes from Aureibaculum algae. Encoded proteins:
- a CDS encoding glycoside hydrolase family 9 protein; translation: MKHFLFAYVLLSSVYFYGQQKVDSTQIFTINNLEYLEMQGANVMLAHDFYPESHQGGVGIIQNGIRVATNGDLRLEPTPGQWQPVPKVGERKVDWKNHEISVKMTYPDATKNQTGFNPIVYPDLSMSYNLKIIPQGKSFKIVVDLDEPIPEKWVGKVGMNIELFPGELFGKSYYMDDHFGLFNRQANGPGYKDGDDEFQLTPMAKGKELVIVPENESQTLRIKNLQNTDLQLIDGRAKHSNGWFVVRSLVPSGKTKNAIEWLITPNVIDDYKYSPVVQVSQVGYHPNQEKIAVVETDKLDENIQEIKLLRINNKGGFTEVLSQNLKDWGNFLRYKYYQFDFSEIKEPGMYVIKYNEFTTRPFQISTTVFQRNVWQPTLEYFLPVQMCHMRVNDRYKVWHGRCHIDDARMAPVNTNHFDGYLQGPETLTTFKSGDHVPGINLGGWHDAGDYDLRVESQASTIQGLAHIYEIFKVDYDNTSIDQETKTVEMLQPDGKADVLQQIEHGALSIIGGYESLGRFYRGIIVPHKRQYILLGDAVNHSDNVVYSGNDKLSASGVSAIEKGLDNAPDDRWVFTENNPKREINTAAALAATARVLKGFNEGLASKCLTIAENIWANTSTNNKLDKIELAVELLRTTGNAKYAEYLSDNVKVITENIEKVGWVVGPALPLVKSKKFRTKIEGAVKEYLEKVQHLENETPYGLVYKPDIWGAGWGIQNFGVRQYYFHTSYPDIFPKKYMLNAMNFILGVHPGINTSSFASGVGSRSLTQAYGINRGEHSYIPGGIGSGTALIRPDFPELLEWPFLWQQTEYVLGGGTTDYIFLILAADQLLNKN